The Triticum aestivum cultivar Chinese Spring chromosome 4B, IWGSC CS RefSeq v2.1, whole genome shotgun sequence sequence AAACAATCCAGACAATTGCATTTCTTGCTCATCTTAAAGGGAATGGTCTGCATGGCCCATACATGGTTATTGCTCCCCTTTCCACCCTGTCAAACTGGTTGAACGAGCTAACGAGGTAAAGCATCCAGAGTTGTGATTCACTGTGCTTAGTCTGTTTGCTATCTTATGTGGAACACTTGATTTCAGGTTTGCTCCATCTATAAATGGTCTGATTTATCATGGAGATAAAGTGGCTCGGACAGAGCTAAGGAGAAAACACATGCCTAAAATTGTTGGTCCTGATTTTCCAATAATAATCACTTCATATGAGATGGCCATGTTTGATGCAAAGTTTCTTGCTAATTATAAGTGGAAGTATGTTGTTGTGGATGAGGTAATGGAATAGCACATGATCTGAATTATTGTCCTTGTATATTATTCTCTCTTTCACATGTATTTATGTGTTGGCCGGATTCTTTTTTCCAGGGGCATCGGCTGAAAAATACCAAGTGCAAATTACTGAGGGAGTTGAGGCGCATCCCAATGGATAACAAGCTTCTTTTGACTGGAACACCTCTTCAGAATAATCTAGCTGAGCTGTGGTCTCTATTGAACTTCATTTTGCCTGATATATTCTCATCCCATGAGGAATTTGAGTCATGGTATGATCCATTGCCTGCAATTTCTGTATGTGCCAGTTTTGTTCATTAGTCTTTGTCTCCTTGAATTACTTTTGTTTCCCATTAACTGATTGCTGTCTCATGGCCTTTTCTTTGCCTTTTATAGTTTTATTGTTGTAATTATATAAGTTACCTGGATTAACCAAATGTAACATCTGTCTAGCTTTCTCACTGCCTGAATGCTGTACTGGTAGTCAGTAAATATATGTATCTAACTGCACATAATGGCATTTGTCAGGATTCTTGGAAGTACCAATACATATAGTGGTTCAGCCAATGCAAACGAAACTGTTAAATTTAATTAGTCGAGATATCAGTTTCTTAGTATACGCTAAATTGTAGTAACCTGGCAGGGACACTGCCCATTTATTAAGAAGAATTTACAAATGGCTGGTCACAATGGTGGCCTTGCGGGCAGAACAATTACAGCCCTCACGGATTACTCCCAAAATTTTAGGGATTACCATAGTCCTCATGCTCCAGAGCAGCCATTTCTGGTTATCCAGCTCTGTATACGGTTGTTCTTTCTTGTAAAATTTGGCTGTGTAGATCCGATAATACTAGACCTACGAAACCTTTTACGTAATGTTACGTTATTTTCTTAACCAACCAATCATcgcccccctgattttcatggggTGGGCCTGGGCCTTTTCTTTCTTCCAACCAAAACAGGCCAAGTCAGCTTGTTTGTAAGTTACGTAGGAATTTTTACGTAGATGTAGCAAAGCCCGTGTAGATCCTAAGGAGCTTTATTTGATGAGTATCTGCAATAGCAGACACATGTATCGTCTTCCTGGTTTATGTTGCGTACCTGACACTGAAATGCCATGTCTATTAATTTGTGTATTAATTTTCGTCAAGTTTTATCTTGTACTATTTTTATGTTGTCAGTTAATATGTTCGGTTTGCTCAGATGTGTACCGATGGATAAATTAATATGGATAGGTTATTTATAACTATTCAGATAGTCCCTAAACATGTGATGTTCTTGTTATACAGATAGTGATTTTTCTTCCTGAGTACTTTATGTATAATTGTTTTACAGGTTTGATTTTTCTGGGAAGGCTGATGAGGAACTAGAGGAAGAAACTGATGAGAAGAAAAGAGTCCTTGTTGTCTCAAAGCTTCATTCCATTTTGCGCCCATTCCTTTTAAGGCGGATGAAGGAGGATGTAGAACACATGCTTCCACGAAAGAAAGAGATAATCATATATGCTAACATGACAGAACATCAGAAGCAAATCCAGAGTCACTTGATTGAGCAGACATTTGATGACTACTTGCATGAGAGCGCAGATATTGGTATGCATCTCTCATGCATGTCTTCCTGCATACTTATATAGTCCAATCTGTGCAGAGTTAAGTAATATTCTAATGTGACATGTTTCTGCTATATTGTAGTTTTGCGGAGGCCTGGCATCAAGACAAAGCTAAATAATCTACTCATTCAGCTGAGGAAAAATTGTGGCCACCCTGATCTTTTCCATTCTGCCTTTGACTCAAACAGTGCGTCTTATTGGACATGTCCTATTTGCGTGCTCTATTTGATTGTTTTATACCTTTATCTACATTGTCATTTATTTCTTATGTTTGCAGGTCTCTACCCACCTGTTGATAAGCTTCTGGAACAGTGTGGCAAATTCCAGCTGTTGGACAGGTTACTGAATGCTCTAATAAAACGAAATCACAAGGTTGGTGGTTATCTTGTTCCATAGTCTTCATATGCAGTTCAATAGATATGTTTGTGGCACATGGTTCAATGTTTATTTTTCAGCTCTGAAATATAGTTCAATTGATATATTTGTAGGTCCTAATATTTTCGCAATGGACAAAGATTTTGGACATCCTTGACTATTATTTGTCTGAGAAAGGCCTGAAGGTTTGCCGGATTGATGGTAGTGTTAATTTGGAAGTCAGGAGGAGCCAGGTAATGTTGTAGGCCCAATTTATCACATAAAATTGATTCATGGGATGATTACAGTAGACATCACAATACCCTTTGCATACGTGAGACACGTAGCTGACTATATGGAAACTAGCCAATCATATCTTTATTTCAACTTACTTTCCTAATAATACTGTCCTGGTCCGTATAGAATGGATATCCCTATTCGGTTGACTTGTGCCATGTGTGCAAATGCCAATCTAGATCTTGAAGGCGCAATgctcatttgcattattgttctACACAACACGCATCTTGATTTCCTGTTTCTGCACATGAGTAATCTAGCAGCTAGCCTGATGACATCATGTTAATTCAACACATGCACCTGAGTTGGTTCCCGGGTACTGCCATTTTGCCTGGTTGGTTCCTGAATTGTCAGTTTTAAAACTTGATCCCATGTCATATTTTGACAACCTTTTTTTTTGCCAGTACAACATTACTATCGTTTAGTTTCCTGATAATGAGCCACTTAGTTGTCAGTTTAAATTAACTTGGTTGTTGAATTGTAAAATGCTATATATACCACTAGGAAAACTTGCTTCGTGGTACTTCTGGGGATGATGCCACTTTTTCCCTATTCACTTGAAATTCACTCTCTACCCTTACATCACAATACACTGTCCAAAAAACATACAAACATGATATCTGATAACTATGCATAATTATTGTGGCAACTGTTCACTATTAGCATGAACAACTATGTTGACATATGCAACTAAAGGCGACAAAATAATATTGTCGAAACATGACAATATGTTATCATGTTTTGAAGCCCTCGTCGAGACAAACTCGCCGGTGAAAACGGATCACTAATCAGGTTTACGGTTCATGAAATAAATCATTTCATTTTGGACACATTAGATGGGAAattcttgcatgcatgcatgtgctctCTCTAAAAAATcccattggaatctctaaaaaatcCCATTGGAATGGTGCGGCATGGAAAGACCATGGTGCACACTATGCATCTTAGATTTTCCCCTTTTGGTTAGATGCTTATTGTTTTCTGTTGGATAATTGATGGCTCTCCTAGGGTGCTGCTATCTCACTATATatttgatttcttttttctttggcaGATAGCAGCGTTTAATGACTTAAACAGTGGTATGAATGTCTTCATTCTCAGCACACGTGCTGGTGGGCTTGGTATCAACCTTACTTCTGCTGATACTTGTATCCTGTATGATAGTGACTGGGTAAGTTTCTATCTATCTGGAGAGTTTGTAGTTTTTAGTAGTCCAGATGAAGTGTAGTCCAGATGAAGTGTAGTCTATCTATCTGTATGATTGTTCTTATGGTTTTATGAAGTGTAGTCCATTAGCATGCCTTGTTTGAATATTTCTTCTCTTCTGTAGTCTTTTTTTTGTAGCCGTGCTCCTTGGTATAATGCTTGCCTTCAGATAGCTTTCATTGCTGTTATAAGCTGAACTTTTTTGGTTTGTTCTGCAGAATCCTCAGATGGATTTGCAGGCCATGGATCGGTGCCACCGTATTGGTCAAACACAGCCAGTTCATGTTTATCGGCTGGCGACATCCAGTTCTGTTGAGGTATGGACGATGGCCTTCGGACACTTGCTTGGCTACATTTTTCAGCATCGACATTCATCTTCTCATTGTTGCAGGGACGGATTATCAAGAAAGCTTTTGGAAAGTTGAAGCTAGAACACGTTGTGATTGGGAAGGGACAGTTCCAGCAAGATGCCGCGAAGCCTAACGCCTTAGATGTAATATAAACATTTCTGCCCGGCCTCCTACTTGTGGAAACTGTTCATTCAGTGATCGAAcagcaaaagaaaaataaatacataaatgaCTCTTGTTTTGTCGAAAATGCAGGAGGGGGAGCTACTGGCGCTTCTGAGGGACGAGCAGGCCGAAGAAGACAGGATGATCCAGACGGACATCAGCGACGAGGACCTTCTGAAGGTGATGGACCGCAGCGACCTCACCGGCGCGCGTGCGGCCGCCGATGCCGCCCCGCACTTCCCCCTGAAAGGGCCTGGCTGGGAGGTCgtggtggctgccggcggcggcatGCTCTCGGCGCTCACCAGCTGAGCCCCGCGCCCGCTCCAGTGACCGGCCTGGCAACGACGACTGACACCTCGGTATTCTGGTGCTCTCCGGCTTTGTTCGTCGCCTGTGTTAAGGCCGATGTTTTTGTGAACATGATGTGGACATGACAACGGTATCCTATCCCCCCTAAAGTAATTATGGGCGACCGGGCGTTGCAGTGTGTACTGCACCCCCTAGATTAGGAGCTGATCGATCCTTTGGCGAGCTGTGTTGTGATGTAACTCGAGCTCGTGCCTTCATCCAAGGCAACCAAGCACCTAGTAGCTATGTAAGACTGTTATGTTGGTAGTCTGTGCTGAAGTAGTCTGGAAATGAGACTGTTACTCCACTATGCAATGCTGTGTTACTTTCTGGTGCGTTTTCTTCTGGGGGCCTCAGCCGCCCAGCCGTTTGCAACATGGCTTCTGTTGTGTTTGGGGTTTGCAACATGAGCCATGCTCAGCTTTGTCCAAAGCGTTTTTTACCTTCGGATCTATGTGTGTCTGCAATAAAGAGGTTTGAAACAGAGGCTGTATTGCACTCGTTCGTCTTGCAACAAGTTGACAGGGTTGATGTGCGTCTCACCCTGGTTGATTTGCAACAAAGCCCATGCCTTGCAAGAAGAGACACGTTGCAAACGAATGTATGGTATGGTAGGTTGTTGCGAGCCGCACAATCAAAAGCTGATCGGTCGGACGGTCGCGGAGACGGGTGGATGTGAGTGTTTGTTTTGCCGTGTCCCCCAGAGAACCCAACACAATAACATTACCACTTCCTTGTTGTATTTTCGGGATATAGTTCTACGTTTAGCCGCGCGTTGTGCTTGGTGGTCCGCGGCAGAAAAAGGCAAAGTGTTGGCGAACACTTGACTGTTAAGAAATGCTGGGCCCTACTTAAAGAATGTTGGGCCCTACCATCAGTAGTATTTTTTGACGGGAACCATCAGTAGCAAGTAAAGGACCGAGGAGATACGGAGTGGGTCCCTCTGGCAGAGCAATCGCCCAAAATACCTCGAGGTGCTGTTGCTTGGTGCTCCCTTGTGCCTTACAAAAGACAAGGCAGCTCTCATCTGAAAAAAGGACTCgtctattttttttcaaaaaaagacaCGACAGCTCTGCATTTTATAATATTAATTTGCTGCCTTTAGAACAGAAAAACTGATTTCTTTGATTCGGGTCCGTGTGGCACTGCCGGGCTTTAGTAAGGCACAATAATGCTGAGATTGTGCTTGATGATGATAGTGAAAGGCGATCTGGTGTGACTCGTGGCAAGGAACTGAAGAAACCAAATCGTCTTGCATCACCTCACTCATCACATCTTTATCCAAAAATGGTCTATTAATCCTGAACTCTGCAAGTGTATATACTTCTCCGGAGCTTAGCCGTTGATCTTCCACCCAACCGTGCATCATACCGCTTTGCACCAAGGCAATGATGTATTCGTCGTTGATTCTAGGTCGAGCTGTTGGAATAATTATGCATTTCTGGGATGCCATTAGCAGGAACAGATTGCATCTAGATCACTTAAAAGCATGAACAGAGAAGGGTTTAGCGTATCATTACATGTCACGGCAGTGGACATGATCGCCTGCTCGATGCAGGCGTGATGCAGGGGTGATGTAGTCGAGGTAGAAGTCCTCCTCAACGTCCTGATGCCCTCAGGACGCCACCGGCACTGCCCGGGGACGGTAGCGGCGGCTGGACTAGGTCTTCCAGTCACTGCAGCGCTCCTCCTGATCAGATGGGGTGAGAGAATATCGGAAGGGGAGTGAAACCGTACGAGAATTGTGATCGCGCAGGCTGCCAACCCTCTCCCATTCCCCCTTTTATGTAGCGCTGGCGACAGGGGACCTAAACCATCAATTGGTTTGGGTGCCCCGACTAGGGCGCCTTAGTTGGGATAAAAAGCCCACGTACGTTGGTGCGTGGGGCCTTTTTCATTAACGTTATCTTCCCTTTTTTTCTTAAACTAATAGATCTAACTACCTGTTTAAGCCGTCAGATCAAAACCAACATTCCCCCCTTGATCGTTAGGCTTAACTTCATTCGCCCATTCTACATAGGAATGATGTACCAAAGTGAGGTGTTACAACAGCTCGAAACGCCATAGAACCTCAACACTTATAGCACACCCACCTATTTCGAAATGGAAAACATTTTGCTAATTGGGAAGTGGTTTATTTTAATGGTCCTCTTATTCCAGAATCATCAGGCTTCCAGTAGTCCCATGCCGACAACATGCTCACGAAAAATACTGGGTGGTAAGCCTtttgttagcggatccgcaagcatatgctTCGTTCTTATATGTTTAACATCAACTGTTTGATCCTGGATTCTATCTTTCACAACACGATACTTTATGTCAATGTGTCTGGCAGCATTACTTGACCTGTTGTTACTCGTATAGAAAACTGCTGGTTCATTACCGCAATACAATAAAATTGGTTTAGATATGTTGTCAATCACTTTAAGTCCGGGAATAAAATTCTTTAGCCATACAGCGTGCCCGGTGGCCTCATAACATGCTACAAATTCTGCTTGCATCGTAGATCCAGCAGTTAACgtttgtttggagcttttccacgatataACTCCTCCCGCGAGTGTGAATATATAACCTGACGTGGATCTCATACTATCCACACACCCGACAAAATCAGAGTCTGAATAACCAACAATTTCTAGGTTATCAGTTCTTTTATATGTAAGCATGAAATCCTTAGTTCCTTGCATATAACGCAAGACTTTCTTTGCGGCCTTCCAGTGGTCCGGTCCTGAATTTGATTGGTATCTGCCAAGCATCCCGGTTACAAAACATAAGTCTGGGCGTGTACACACTTGAGCATACATGATGCTTCCAACAGCTGAAGTATAAGGAACCGACTTCATCTGATCAGTTTCACATTGGTTCCTCGGACATTGAAATGTCCCAAACTTatcgcccttaactataggagtaggtgagggtgagcacttatgcatattgaatttTTTCAGTACTCTCTCAAAGTATGCCTTTTGAGATAGTCCTAACGTTCCTCTGGACCTATCTCGATGAATCTCGACGCCGAGGACATATGAggcttcaccaagatctttcatatcaaaactggatgacagaaaattctTGGTCTCATGAAGCATATCCTTATCGCTACATgccaataatatgtcatcaacgtaTAGGACTAAAAATGTGAACCTACTGCCTTTAAACTTAACGTATATGCAGTTGTCCACAACATTTTCGATGAAACCAAAAGTTTTGATAATTTTATCAAACTTGAGGTACCACTCTCTTGaagcttgcttcaagccataaaTTGATTTCTTTAGACGACATGCTAAATGTTCCTACCCTTCCACAGCAAAGCCTTCTGGCTGAGCCATGTAAACGTTTTCTTTTAAGTCACCATTTAGAAATgtcgttttaacatccatttggtgTAGTTCTAGGTCGCAATGGgctactaatgccattatgattctgaaagaATCCTTGGTTGACACAGGAGGGAAGGTTTGCTTATAATCAATGCCTTCTCTCTGTGTATACCCTTTTGCCACTAGCCTTGCCTTGAACCGTTCGACATTCCCTTTGGAATCATACTTggttttgtagacccacttgcagcctACTTTCTTAGCTCCATCGGGAACTTCTACTAAGTCCCATACGTCGTTTAAGCCCATAGATTTCAACTCGTCTTCCATGGTAACCAACCATTTGGACGAATTTTCGCTTTTAATGGCTTCCTTATATGAGGTTGGATCCTCCACCTTTCCCACATCATTCATGTCCTCCATCAGAAAAGTGATATAATCATCTGATATGGCTTTCTTCCTCTCACGCCGTGGTCTACCCatgggcggaggtggtggtggaacatcatcattttCATTATTTTCTTGGAGATCCTCATTTGTGTTTGGATTCTCATTATTAGTTTCTGGATCACCATTCAACTGAGAGACTGAACTGTGAGATTCAGGATCATCAGATGTCACATTTCTTCGTATTGAAAAAACAATCTCTTGGATAGTCGGGGATGGCACACAAACccgcttctcctcaagatcaatctCCCTTAAATTTGTGACCTCATTATCCTGAAAAAATACCACCTGTCTAGTCTCCACAAACTTGGTGGTGTGACTTGGACAATAAAAATGATATCCCTTTCCCCTATGAGGGTATCCAACGAAGAAACATCTAACTGTTTTTGGATCCAATTTCTTAAGTTGTGGATTGAAAACTTTAGCTTCAGCAGGGCAACCCCACACTCGTAAGTAATTCAAGCTCGGTTTCTTTCCCGCCCACATCTCATAAGGTGTGTTCGGTGCTGACTTAGTTGGAGCAAGATTTAGTATgtgtgcagctgtctttaatgcctcTATTCAAAGGTTTACTGGTAAACTAGAGTGACTAAGCATGcttcgcaccatatccataagggtGCGGTTGCGGCGCTtggccacaccattttgttgtggttcACCAGGCATTGAGTACTGAGCAATGATTCCATTTTCAGATAAGAACTTGGCAAAAGGTCTAGGAATCTGCCCATAAGGAGCATGCCTACCATAATACTCTCCCCCGCGATCAGACCATACAACTTTGATTTTTTGCATTCAGTTGATTTTCAACCTCCGCTTTATAGACTTTGAATTTCTCCAAAGCTTCCGATCAGTCACGTATGGGATAAATATACCCATAGCGGGAAAAGTCGTCTGTGAATGTAATGCATGAATCAAAACCATCTACAGACTTAACATTAAGGGGTCCACATATGTCGGTGTGAATTAATTCTTAAACCCCTATGGCTCTTACTGCTCCTTTCTTAATTGTTTTTGTGAATTTTCCTTTAATGCAGTCGACACATTTGTCTGCATCTGAGAAGTCTAATGGGAGGAGTATTTCATTTTTAACTAAGCATtccattctccccctcgaaatgtggcccaAACGACAATGCCACAATTTTGAAGAATTACTAACTCCTTACCATTTCTTCTCAACATTACTTTCACCACTCACATGCATAACTGAATCATTATTAAGATATAACATGTATAGTTGGCCTCGTCTAACACCGATGCCTACATTCTTATTACATTTGATCAAAGCAAATTATTTCTTGCCAAAATGGCACTCATACATATCATCATCTAAACGAGAAACTGAAATCAAATTCCTACTTAAGGTAGGCACATAAATAACATTAGTCAATCTAAGAGTGTGGCCAGTGTGTAGCTCCAACGTGAGAGATCCCACAACTTCAACATCGACCTCAACTCCGTTCGCAACCTTAagctttcttgttcctcctcttaTGGTTTGGATCGTATCGAATCCCTGCATAGAGTTAGCAACGTGAGTGGTTGCCCCTGAATCAATCCACCATGACTTTATAGAAAAATCAACATAAAGAGATTCATCTACAAAAGTAATTTCATCAATACCTCTTTTGTTCATCCATTTTAGAAAGCCTGGGCAGTCCCTTTGATAGTGTCCTTCCTCTTTGCAGAAGTTACAAGCATTTTCTCCAGCAGTGGAGCTGCTAGGAGCAGAAGAAGAACTGTCGGCTTCTTTACCCTTGAATTCCTTAGGGTTGAATGGCTTAGTGCCTTCTTTCTTGACTTGCCTTTTCTGAGGCTTGGGGAAACCTTGCCCGTCATGCTTTCTCTTGTTAGAGCCAACATGAAAGACATGGTCTTTCTTTTGCCTcataatcctctcttcctcctggacgatccttcactacaaaaaaatacacttccgtgatgatacgtgtttgtcatagtaggtcgtgttttttgtcatgcatgtacatccatggcaaatttatgacagaatcaagatagtcatacctgtgctgtcgtagaagtgttcgatgacattaccaaaattatcatcacggaagtgtccacttccatgacgataaattgcgcgtcacagaagtgctttcgtcaagggtgaccgacacgtggcatccaccgtaacggaacaccgttaagctatcgggtcgggttttggatccgataacccgttaacagccccgaccaatggggattttccacgtgtaaaatcatcattggctggaggaaacacgtgtcggctcattgttgggacagatgtcatccactcattggacagaagacacctatgatacgtcgacacgtgacacgacccaacagaggcccattcctgtgaaaaggccgacccgtttgacttggtcaaaaggtgacgggccggcccatggaaagcctgttaacggcatgttcgcatatagcccatttatagcccgctaacccaaggcccgttacgccctatccgaattaggcccagtagcgtcatctgggccatccaatatgattccagcccgttttcacttctggcccatgtatggcccacgacgtctttcggcccatatgaggccctatgtaactcttggactattaacggcccgtggtgaaactggcccgcgatgaacagtgtattactttagacccattaacggcccgtggtgaaactggcccgtaatgaacagtgtatcgctttatacccattaagggcccgttaatcagttgggccgtttacagcccatgttatctttcggccttctcagagcccatttattcttgggcttatttgcagcattcggttacttacggcccgttactctcattttctgcttgtgggccaaattccgcccgttgttacagtcggcccgtttatggtccgttagtctgttgggccattttcatagcatcaccaaatacggcctattaacggcccgttatggtcagccaataaaatgtatgatttccattataggcccgtctacggcccattaaaggccagtacaagacccataaatgagtcggcagcccatggatcctacgtgacgtagaaggcccGTGGACCCTGCGaggcgtagaaggcccatggacactgcgagacgtagaaggcccatggatcttgcgagacgtagaaggcccatggatcctatgagacgtagaaggcccatggatcctacgagacgtagaaggcccatggtcgggcgagttggcccccgtttgaacgatataacaTATTCAAAGagtta is a genomic window containing:
- the LOC123090905 gene encoding ATP-dependent DNA helicase DDM1 produces the protein MIVVDPKVSGRFWHRAPCVYLGERGPQPFSPSVKTRTAPCESPLPPPSPPPLPLSSTTAARRRLRRSRGCCMTPLPHRQSATSAPVAAAAEMVVAVANGAKREAAAAANTTAAAAADADSPISVLEEEKMSGSKDGKAGELKANGGEAHPIAEALKAEEELLNSVKDETSVEPLDATSPLPIDLAAKNGDTSLITEVMTKEEEEMYQARIKLEEEEEARKREEAARQAFDPNAKFSKLDELLTQTQLYSEFLLEKMEQITDVKPTAVEVKDEEEPVEEQKKGRGRKRKAANKPQYNDKKAKTAVAAMLSRSREDRSADDDTLTEEEKWEREQANLVPLLTGGKLKSYQIKGVKWLISLWQNGLNGILADQMGLGKTIQTIAFLAHLKGNGLHGPYMVIAPLSTLSNWLNELTRFAPSINGLIYHGDKVARTELRRKHMPKIVGPDFPIIITSYEMAMFDAKFLANYKWKYVVVDEGHRLKNTKCKLLRELRRIPMDNKLLLTGTPLQNNLAELWSLLNFILPDIFSSHEEFESWFDFSGKADEELEEETDEKKRVLVVSKLHSILRPFLLRRMKEDVEHMLPRKKEIIIYANMTEHQKQIQSHLIEQTFDDYLHESADIVLRRPGIKTKLNNLLIQLRKNCGHPDLFHSAFDSNSLYPPVDKLLEQCGKFQLLDRLLNALIKRNHKVLIFSQWTKILDILDYYLSEKGLKVCRIDGSVNLEVRRSQIAAFNDLNSGMNVFILSTRAGGLGINLTSADTCILYDSDWNPQMDLQAMDRCHRIGQTQPVHVYRLATSSSVEGRIIKKAFGKLKLEHVVIGKGQFQQDAAKPNALDEGELLALLRDEQAEEDRMIQTDISDEDLLKVMDRSDLTGARAAADAAPHFPLKGPGWEVVVAAGGGMLSALTS